From Scophthalmus maximus strain ysfricsl-2021 chromosome 14, ASM2237912v1, whole genome shotgun sequence, one genomic window encodes:
- the nup35 gene encoding nucleoporin NUP35 isoform X3 has product MELQVGTEPMTLGSPTSPKPASGAQFLPGFLMGDLPAPASPQPRPFSLAMPILESSGAGGGSAPQPVVPTPKDKSGAPPIRSIRDDLVTVATPLSAHRQSFPVMQSPLSARQASTPGTSVQQQQQVCLSPAQVDPFYSQGETLSSDDQLDQTWITVFGFPPASASYILLQFAQYGNILKHTMASPGNWMHLQYQSRLQARKALSKDGKVYGDAIMSVMDSSEAVCSPLASSALPSTPRSAIRPLSATYRSSTSDYQVLADRQTPRKDDSFVSKAMEYMFGW; this is encoded by the exons ATGGAGCTGCAAG TGGGCACCGAGCCGATGACCCTGGGCTCCCCCACCTCTCCGAAGCCGGCCTCCGGGGCTCAGTTCCTGCCCGGCTTCTTGATGGGCGACCTGCCCGCTCCGGCCAGCCCCCAGCCACGCCCCTTCAGTCTGGCCATGCCCATCCTGGAGAGCTCAG GGGCTGGAGGCGGATCTGCTCCTCAGCCTGTCGTGCCCACCCCCAAAGATAAAAGTGGAGCCCCGCCAATCCGCAGTATCCGTGACGACCTGGTTACTGTAGCCACGCCCCTCAGTGCTCACAGGCAG TCTTTTCCAGTGATGcagtctcctctgtctgcacgTCAGGCCTCAACTCCAGGAACAA gtgtacagcagcagcagcaggtgtgtCTGTCTCCAGCTCAGGTTGATCCTTTCTACAGTCAGGGAGAGACGCTGTCGTCTGACGATCAGCTGGATCAGACCTGGATCACCGTGTTTGG ttttcCTCCAGCGTCAGCCTCCTACATCCTGCTGCAGTTCGCTCAGTATGGAAACATCCTCAAACACACG ATGGCGTCGCCTGGTAACTGGATGCACCTTCAATATCAATCCAGGCTGCAGGCCAGGAAAGCTCTGTCCAAGGACGGGAAGGTGTACGGTGACGCCATCATG agtgTGATGGACAGCAGTGAAGCCGTCTGctcccccctcgcctcctccgccctcccctccacccctcgATCCGCCATCAGGCCGCTCAGTGCCACCTACAGGAGCTCCACCAGCGACTAccag GTGctcgcagacagacagacgcccAGGAAAGACGACAGCTTCGTCTCCAAGGCGATGGAGTACATGTTCGGGTGGTGA
- the nup35 gene encoding nucleoporin NUP35 isoform X2, translating to MELQVGTEPMTLGSPTSPKPASGAQFLPGFLMGDLPAPASPQPRPFSLAMPILESSGAGGGSAPQPVVPTPKDKSGAPPIRSIRDDLVTVATPLSAHRQSFPVMQSPLSARQASTPGTSVQQQQQVCLSPAQVDPFYSQGETLSSDDQLDQTWITVFGFPPASASYILLQFAQYGNILKHTMASPGNWMHLQYQSRLQARKALSKDGKVYGDAIMVGVKPCIDKSVMDSSEAVCSPLASSALPSTPRSAIRPLSATYRSSTSDYQVLADRQTPRKDDSFVSKAMEYMFGW from the exons ATGGAGCTGCAAG TGGGCACCGAGCCGATGACCCTGGGCTCCCCCACCTCTCCGAAGCCGGCCTCCGGGGCTCAGTTCCTGCCCGGCTTCTTGATGGGCGACCTGCCCGCTCCGGCCAGCCCCCAGCCACGCCCCTTCAGTCTGGCCATGCCCATCCTGGAGAGCTCAG GGGCTGGAGGCGGATCTGCTCCTCAGCCTGTCGTGCCCACCCCCAAAGATAAAAGTGGAGCCCCGCCAATCCGCAGTATCCGTGACGACCTGGTTACTGTAGCCACGCCCCTCAGTGCTCACAGGCAG TCTTTTCCAGTGATGcagtctcctctgtctgcacgTCAGGCCTCAACTCCAGGAACAA gtgtacagcagcagcagcaggtgtgtCTGTCTCCAGCTCAGGTTGATCCTTTCTACAGTCAGGGAGAGACGCTGTCGTCTGACGATCAGCTGGATCAGACCTGGATCACCGTGTTTGG ttttcCTCCAGCGTCAGCCTCCTACATCCTGCTGCAGTTCGCTCAGTATGGAAACATCCTCAAACACACG ATGGCGTCGCCTGGTAACTGGATGCACCTTCAATATCAATCCAGGCTGCAGGCCAGGAAAGCTCTGTCCAAGGACGGGAAGGTGTACGGTGACGCCATCATGGTGGGAGTGAAACCCTGTATTGACAAG agtgTGATGGACAGCAGTGAAGCCGTCTGctcccccctcgcctcctccgccctcccctccacccctcgATCCGCCATCAGGCCGCTCAGTGCCACCTACAGGAGCTCCACCAGCGACTAccag GTGctcgcagacagacagacgcccAGGAAAGACGACAGCTTCGTCTCCAAGGCGATGGAGTACATGTTCGGGTGGTGA
- the dnajc10 gene encoding dnaJ homolog subfamily C member 10: MGYRVVSGAQPHRPVRPTLLPLLLLVTLLAAVWAESGDYYDLLGVSRDATTREIRRGFKKLALTMHPDKNPGDPSAHDRFLQVNRAYEVLKDEDLRKKYDKYGEKGLDEQQGGRYESWSYYRYDFGIYDDDLEIITLDSGDFEAAVNSGEIWFINFYFPRCSHCHQLAPTWREFAKEMDGVIRIGAVNCGDNNHLCRRRGINSYPSLFVFRAGQKPEKFNDERSKDELVRFSMKLITTSIAQLWQGNVFSEIESAFSSGLGWLITFCSDTGDCLEPRTRQKLAGMLDGLVKVGWMDCTTDEQLCHSFQVTGGATALFPPGSSLDKHGSVLWLNTLDSKEIYTQVINHLPDLELLTTDSFERKLAHHRWLVSFTFGDRHSASNEYKKLQALLRNDHIQVGRVNCITDSDLCQPLYIHKPCVAVFKGLGIHDFEIHHGKDVLYNIVGFAKDSVRAHVTTLRPDNFPSDRKEPWLVDFFAPWCPPCRALLPELRKASIQLAGQMKFGTLDCTIHHSLCSVYNIQAYPTTVIFNGSSVHEYEGQHSADGILEFIQDLVNPTVVILDPPSFTDRVKGRANGQIWAVDFYAPWCGPCQALMPEWRRMARLLSGQVLVGSVDCQRFQAFCQGQGVRSYPEIRLYHSQQPDRFMSYNGWNRDAHSLRSWALSSLPRASVDLTPETFKSQVLSGRDHWVLDFYAPWCGPCQHFAPEFEILARILKGEVRSGKVDCQTHHQTCQSAGITAYPTVRFYPYQGTRRFEHSGEHINSRDAGVIADTVRQRLQQLLPRLHSKAKDEL, from the exons ATGGGGTACAGGGTCGTCTCCGGGGCTCAGCCGCACCGTCCCGTCCGGCCcacgctgctgccactgctgctcctCGTCACGCTGCTGGCGGCGGTCTGGGCGGAGAGCGGAGACTACTACGACCTGCTGGGCGTCAGCAGGGACGCCACGACCAGAGAGATCCGACGAGGATTCAAAAAGCTGGCGCTCACCATGCACCCCGACAAGAACCCT GGAGACCCCTCGGCCCACGACAGGTTCCTGCAGGTGAATCGAGCCTACGAGGTTCTGAAGGACGAAGACCTCCGGAAAAAATACGACAAATACGGAGAGAAGGGGCTGGACGAGCAGCAGGGAGGACGCTACGAGAGCTGGAGCTACTACCGCTACGACTTTG gTATCTATGACGACGACCTGGAGATCATCACGTTGGACAGTGGTGATTTCG AGGCGGCAGTGAACTCCGGTGAAATCTGGTTCATCAACTTCTACTTCCCGCGGTGCTCACACTGTCACCAGCTGGCTCCCACG tggaggGAGTTTGCGAAGGAGATGGACGGGGTCATCCGGATCGGGGCGGTGAACTGTGGAGACAACAACCACTTGTGCAGGAGGAGGGGTATCAACAGTTACCCCAGTCTGTTCGTGTTCAGAGCGGGACAG AAACCGGAGAAGTTTAACGACGAGCGCTCGAAAGACGAGCTGGTCCGCTTCTCCATGAAGTTAATTACCACGAGCATCGCTCAGCTGTGGCAAG GAAACGTGTTCAGCGAGATCGAGAGTGCGTTCTCGTCGGGGCTCGGCTGGCTCATCACCTTCTGCTCGGACACCGGAG ATTGTCTGGAGCCAAGAACAAGACAGAAGTTGGCAGGAATGTTG GACGGTCTTGTGAAAGTGGGCTGGATGGACTGCACCACAGATGAGCAGCTCTGTCACAGTTTTCAG GTGACCGGCGGAGCGACGGCTTTGTTCCCACCTGGAAGTTCTCTGGACAAACACGGCAGCGTTCTG tggcTGAATACTCTGGACAGTAAAGAGATTTACACTCAGGTCATCAACCACCTGCCTGATCTGGAACTGCTGACCACTGACAGCTTCGAG AGGAAGTTGGCTCATCATCGCTGGTTGGTCAGTTTTACATTTGGAGACAGACACTCCGCCTCCAACGAGTACAAGAAGCTACAAGCTCTCCTGAGGAACGACCACATAcag gtgGGCAGAGTAAACTGTATCACAGACTCAGATCTGTGTCAGCCGCTCTACATCCATAAACCTTGTGTGGCTGTTTTCAAAGGACTGGGAATCCACGACTTTGAGATCCACCACG gTAAAGACGTGTTGTACAACATCGTGGGTTTTGCGAAGGACAGTGTTCGTGCTCACGTGACGACTCTGAGGCCCGACAACTTCCCCTCCGACAGGAAGGAGCCATGGCTCGTCGACTTCTTTGCTCCG tggTGTCCTCCGTGCCGAGCTCTACTTCCTGAACTGAGGAAAGCTTCCATCCAGTTGGCCGGACAGATGAAGTTCGGCACTCTGGACTGTACCATCCACCACAGCCTCTGCTCTGTG tatAACATCCAGGCGTATCCCACCACCGTCATCTTCAACGGCTCCTCGGTTCACGAGTATGAAGGACAGCATTCGGCCGACGGCATCCTGGAGTTCATACAG gatCTGGTGAATCCAACCGTGGTCATCCTGGATCCTCCCAGCTTCACCgacagggtcaaag GTAGAGCCAACGGGCAGATCTGGGCGGTGGATTTCTACGCTCCGTGGTGCGGACCCTGTCAGGCTCTGATGCCCGAATGGAGACGCATGGCCCGG CTGCTGTCGGGTCAGGTTCTGGTGGGTTCTGTGGACTGTCAGCGGTTCCAGGCGTTCTGTCAGGGTCAGGGTGTGAGGTCGTACCCTGAGATCCGTCTGTACCACAGTCAACAGCCGGATCGCTTCAT GAGTTACAACGGTTGGAACAGAGACGCCCACTCACTCAGATCGTGGGCTCTGAG ttcTTTACCCAGAGCGTCAGTGGACCTGACTCCAGAGACCTTCAAGTCTCAGGTTCTGTCGGGTCGGGACCACTGGGTTCTGGACTTCTACGCTCCCTGGTGTGGACCCTGTCAACACTTCGCCCCAGAGTTTGAGATCCTGGCACGA attCTCAAAGGGGAGGTTCGTTCAGGGAAGGTCGACTGTCAGACTCACCATCAGACCTGTCAATCAGCCGGAATCACCGCCTACCCAACGGTCCGCTTTTACCCCTACCAGGGAacgaggagg ttCGAACACAGCGGTGAACACATCAACAGCCGTGATGCTGGCGTGATCGCAGACACCGTCCGGCAGCGACTACAGCAGCTGTTGCCAAGGTTACACAGCAAAGCGAAG GACGagctctga
- the nup35 gene encoding nucleoporin NUP35 isoform X1 translates to MELQVGTEPMTLGSPTSPKPASGAQFLPGFLMGDLPAPASPQPRPFSLAMPILESSGAGGGSAPQPVVPTPKDKSGAPPIRSIRDDLVTVATPLSAHRQSFPVMQSPLSARQASTPGTSTYYCYCNSPVCVSVCFSSPVCLSSGVQQQQQVCLSPAQVDPFYSQGETLSSDDQLDQTWITVFGFPPASASYILLQFAQYGNILKHTMASPGNWMHLQYQSRLQARKALSKDGKVYGDAIMVGVKPCIDKSVMDSSEAVCSPLASSALPSTPRSAIRPLSATYRSSTSDYQVLADRQTPRKDDSFVSKAMEYMFGW, encoded by the exons ATGGAGCTGCAAG TGGGCACCGAGCCGATGACCCTGGGCTCCCCCACCTCTCCGAAGCCGGCCTCCGGGGCTCAGTTCCTGCCCGGCTTCTTGATGGGCGACCTGCCCGCTCCGGCCAGCCCCCAGCCACGCCCCTTCAGTCTGGCCATGCCCATCCTGGAGAGCTCAG GGGCTGGAGGCGGATCTGCTCCTCAGCCTGTCGTGCCCACCCCCAAAGATAAAAGTGGAGCCCCGCCAATCCGCAGTATCCGTGACGACCTGGTTACTGTAGCCACGCCCCTCAGTGCTCACAGGCAG TCTTTTCCAGTGATGcagtctcctctgtctgcacgTCAGGCCTCAACTCCAGGAACAAGTACATACTACTGCTACTGCAActcgcctgtgtgtgtgtctgtctgtttctcctcacctgtctgtctctcctcaggtgtacagcagcagcagcaggtgtgtCTGTCTCCAGCTCAGGTTGATCCTTTCTACAGTCAGGGAGAGACGCTGTCGTCTGACGATCAGCTGGATCAGACCTGGATCACCGTGTTTGG ttttcCTCCAGCGTCAGCCTCCTACATCCTGCTGCAGTTCGCTCAGTATGGAAACATCCTCAAACACACG ATGGCGTCGCCTGGTAACTGGATGCACCTTCAATATCAATCCAGGCTGCAGGCCAGGAAAGCTCTGTCCAAGGACGGGAAGGTGTACGGTGACGCCATCATGGTGGGAGTGAAACCCTGTATTGACAAG agtgTGATGGACAGCAGTGAAGCCGTCTGctcccccctcgcctcctccgccctcccctccacccctcgATCCGCCATCAGGCCGCTCAGTGCCACCTACAGGAGCTCCACCAGCGACTAccag GTGctcgcagacagacagacgcccAGGAAAGACGACAGCTTCGTCTCCAAGGCGATGGAGTACATGTTCGGGTGGTGA